A single genomic interval of Stieleria maiorica harbors:
- a CDS encoding DUF2461 domain-containing protein codes for MSHGILPKSLFSFLRKLKQNNDRDWFAEHKHLYQQDVLGPAVELVARLEKPLARCAPMLHVVPKAHNGSIMRIYRDTRFSKNKDPYKTNVGISFRHQAGKDIHAPGIYLHLEPRECFIGAGSWRPDSTVLSSIRAAIDADPKAWKRARDNKTFRADYQFVGESLKTAPRDYPKDHPLIDDLRRKDFIAIAPLSEAELTGDAIVDLIVARVKQAKPLMRFLCDSIDVPY; via the coding sequence ATGAGTCACGGCATTCTTCCCAAATCGCTTTTCTCGTTTCTTCGCAAGTTGAAACAGAACAACGATCGCGACTGGTTCGCCGAGCACAAGCACCTGTACCAGCAAGACGTGCTGGGGCCGGCGGTCGAATTGGTCGCACGGCTGGAAAAACCGCTCGCACGTTGCGCCCCGATGCTGCATGTCGTCCCCAAGGCGCACAACGGTTCGATCATGCGGATTTACCGTGACACCCGATTCAGTAAGAACAAGGACCCTTACAAGACCAACGTCGGGATTTCGTTTCGCCATCAGGCGGGCAAGGACATTCACGCCCCCGGCATCTACTTGCATCTGGAGCCGCGTGAGTGCTTCATCGGGGCCGGCAGCTGGCGGCCCGATAGCACGGTGCTCTCGTCGATCCGGGCCGCCATCGACGCCGACCCGAAAGCCTGGAAACGCGCCCGCGACAACAAGACCTTTCGGGCGGACTATCAATTCGTCGGCGAAAGTCTGAAAACGGCACCCCGCGATTACCCCAAGGATCATCCGCTGATCGATGATTTGCGCCGCAAGGATTTCATCGCGATCGCGCCGCTGAGTGAGGCGGAATTGACCGGCGACGCGATCGTGGATTTGATCGTCGCGCGGGTCAAACAGGCCAAACCCTTGATGCGTTTCTTATGCGATTCGATCGACGTGCCGTATTGA
- a CDS encoding phosphoglycerate kinase → MAKKTIDQVDVAGKTVLMRVDFNVPLDDTQTITDDRRIRMALPSIKSVVDRGGKLILMSHLGRPKGDPSDAGKFSLAPTAKRLGELLGKSVAFSSDTVGDDASAKAAALADGDVLVLENLRFNDGEKKGDAEFAGKLAAMADVYCNDAFGTCHRKDASMVAVPEAMEGKPRVVGHLVAKEIQYLSDAIANPQRPFVAILGGAKVSDKINVINNLLGICDYVLIGGAMAYTFSLAQGGAIGNSLVEKDKVDLAKELIAKGGDKLVLPVDTHCGDDFGDPEGCNKEVVASGEIKDGFEGMDIGPATSVKYAEILTSAKTIVWNGPMGVFEKPPFDAGTKAVAQAVADSDSISIIGGGDSAAAVDQLGFADKVSHVSTGGGASLAMLEGQSFAAVDLLDEA, encoded by the coding sequence ATGGCGAAGAAAACGATTGATCAAGTTGACGTGGCAGGCAAAACCGTGCTGATGCGAGTCGACTTCAACGTCCCCCTCGATGACACACAAACGATCACCGATGATCGACGAATCCGAATGGCTTTGCCAAGCATCAAGAGCGTGGTCGATCGCGGCGGCAAGCTGATTCTGATGAGCCACCTCGGTCGCCCGAAGGGAGATCCGTCGGACGCCGGCAAGTTTTCACTCGCCCCGACCGCCAAACGGCTCGGCGAATTGTTGGGCAAGTCGGTCGCGTTCTCCAGCGACACCGTGGGTGACGATGCGTCGGCCAAAGCCGCGGCGCTTGCCGACGGCGACGTGCTGGTGCTGGAAAACCTGCGGTTCAACGACGGTGAAAAGAAAGGCGACGCCGAATTCGCTGGCAAACTGGCCGCGATGGCCGACGTGTACTGCAACGACGCCTTCGGAACCTGCCACCGCAAAGACGCCTCGATGGTCGCGGTCCCCGAAGCGATGGAAGGCAAACCACGCGTCGTCGGACACCTGGTCGCCAAGGAAATTCAATACCTGAGCGACGCGATCGCCAACCCCCAGCGGCCCTTCGTGGCGATCCTGGGCGGGGCGAAAGTCAGCGACAAGATCAACGTGATCAACAATCTGCTGGGCATCTGCGACTATGTGCTGATCGGCGGTGCGATGGCCTACACGTTCTCGTTGGCCCAAGGCGGCGCGATCGGCAACTCGCTGGTCGAAAAAGACAAGGTCGATTTGGCGAAGGAACTGATCGCCAAGGGCGGCGACAAACTGGTGCTGCCGGTCGACACCCACTGCGGCGATGATTTCGGTGACCCCGAAGGATGCAACAAGGAAGTCGTCGCGTCGGGCGAAATCAAAGACGGATTTGAGGGCATGGACATCGGACCGGCGACCAGCGTCAAGTACGCCGAGATCCTGACCTCGGCCAAGACCATCGTCTGGAACGGCCCGATGGGCGTGTTCGAAAAGCCGCCGTTTGACGCCGGGACCAAGGCCGTCGCCCAAGCGGTCGCCGACAGCGATTCGATCAGCATCATCGGCGGCGGCGACAGCGCGGCCGCCGTCGACCAGCTCGGGTTCGCCGACAAGGTCAGCCACGTCAGCACCGGTGGCGGCGCCAGTTTGGCGATGCTCGAGGGCCAGTCGTTCGCCGCGGTCGACCTGCTGGACGAGGCGTAG
- a CDS encoding MGH1-like glycoside hydrolase domain-containing protein, whose product MTAEDRRLQESAQRLQNWQRWGPYLSERQWGTVREDYSDGGDATWSYFPHDHARSRAYRWGEDGLLGITDREGRLCFSVALWNGRDPILKERLFGVTGPEGNHGEDVKECYYYLDSTPTHSYMRALYKYPHAIFPYDELVDVSRSRGRTEPEYELTDTGVFDQSRYFDVEVEYAKSGPDDILIRLNITNRGPQPAVLHVLPQLFFRNTWTWQCTDEGCTTRPTMKLVGDVVKTFHETLNEFWFACDCMGTPETWAWLFTDNETNAVRHPDLASESDYYKDAFHQFVVKGEVSTVNPDQRGTKCAAYGLDLVLPGVTKTIKMRLSSTEESIVTKDCGGDIKRYSALALGESFDSMFEQRKTEADEFYATRIPDSVPECRRPVIRQAYAGLLWTKQFYHYVVRTWLDGDPNGPAISDARRLGRNSEWRHLFNRDVISMPDKWEYPWYAAWDLAFHMVPMAHLDYGFARDQMILFLREWYMHPNGQIPAYEWHLDDVNPPVHAWGVWQVYKASGPPHQRDKLFLARAFQKLLLNFTWWVNRKDPRGKNIFSGGFLGLDNIGVFDRSKPLPRGHLEQADGTAWMAFYCGTMLRMAIELADKNEAYGDMASKFFEHYIAIAEAMNSMDGSGLWDESEGFYYDHLFVDGQSIPIRVRSLVGLLPLTTGVILEEEVIDKLPGFKKRMKWFLNSRPDLTQHMTYMEGEDPEETTITRRLLAIPSEDRFRRLLSVMLDETEFLSPYGIRSMSAAHGAEPFVFDFGGQHHEVQYVPGESESGMFGGNSNWRGPIWFPMNYLIIQSLKRYHAFYGESFQVECPTGSGNRMTLMEVARELEDRCISLFECDETGARPSHGEESCYSDDPAWKDLILFYEYFHADNGKGLGASHQTGWTALVASMIRSQADVPKHLGETLIPGRG is encoded by the coding sequence ATGACCGCCGAAGATCGCCGCCTGCAAGAAAGCGCCCAACGACTTCAAAACTGGCAGCGTTGGGGGCCGTATCTGTCGGAGCGACAATGGGGGACGGTCCGCGAAGATTACAGCGACGGTGGCGATGCGACCTGGAGCTATTTCCCCCACGATCACGCGCGTAGCCGGGCGTACCGCTGGGGTGAAGACGGGCTGCTGGGGATCACCGACCGCGAAGGCCGGCTGTGCTTTTCGGTCGCGTTGTGGAACGGCCGCGACCCGATTCTCAAAGAACGCCTGTTCGGCGTGACCGGCCCGGAAGGCAACCATGGCGAAGATGTCAAAGAGTGTTATTACTATCTCGACAGCACTCCGACGCACAGCTACATGCGGGCGTTGTACAAGTACCCGCATGCCATCTTTCCTTACGACGAATTGGTCGACGTTTCACGCAGCCGTGGACGTACCGAGCCGGAATACGAACTGACCGACACCGGCGTCTTTGACCAATCCCGTTACTTCGACGTCGAAGTCGAATACGCCAAGTCCGGTCCCGACGACATCCTGATCCGGTTGAACATCACCAACCGTGGGCCCCAGCCGGCGGTGCTGCACGTCTTGCCCCAGCTGTTCTTCCGCAACACGTGGACGTGGCAATGCACCGACGAAGGTTGCACCACACGGCCGACGATGAAACTGGTCGGCGACGTCGTCAAAACGTTTCACGAGACGCTTAACGAGTTCTGGTTTGCCTGTGATTGCATGGGCACCCCGGAGACCTGGGCGTGGCTGTTCACCGACAACGAGACCAACGCCGTTCGGCACCCCGATCTGGCATCGGAATCCGACTACTACAAGGACGCGTTTCACCAGTTCGTCGTCAAGGGTGAGGTCAGCACGGTCAATCCGGATCAACGGGGCACCAAGTGCGCCGCCTATGGACTGGATCTGGTGTTACCCGGCGTGACCAAGACGATCAAGATGCGATTGTCCAGCACCGAGGAATCGATCGTCACGAAGGACTGCGGCGGCGACATCAAACGCTACTCGGCTCTGGCATTGGGCGAGTCCTTTGACTCGATGTTCGAGCAGCGAAAAACGGAGGCGGATGAGTTCTACGCCACCCGCATCCCCGATTCGGTTCCCGAGTGCCGGCGTCCGGTAATCCGCCAGGCCTACGCCGGGCTGCTGTGGACCAAGCAGTTCTATCATTACGTGGTCCGCACCTGGCTGGATGGTGACCCCAACGGTCCGGCCATCAGCGACGCACGGCGGCTCGGACGCAACAGCGAATGGCGTCACCTGTTCAACCGCGACGTGATTTCGATGCCCGACAAGTGGGAGTACCCTTGGTACGCCGCCTGGGACTTGGCGTTTCACATGGTTCCGATGGCGCACCTGGATTACGGATTCGCCAGGGACCAGATGATCCTGTTCCTGCGCGAATGGTACATGCATCCCAACGGCCAAATCCCGGCCTATGAATGGCACCTCGATGACGTCAATCCGCCGGTCCACGCCTGGGGCGTGTGGCAGGTTTACAAGGCCAGCGGCCCGCCGCACCAGAGAGACAAACTGTTTCTGGCCCGGGCGTTTCAAAAGTTACTGCTGAACTTCACCTGGTGGGTCAACCGCAAGGACCCGCGTGGCAAGAACATTTTTTCCGGCGGGTTTCTGGGGCTGGACAACATCGGGGTCTTTGATCGCAGCAAACCGCTGCCGCGAGGTCATTTGGAGCAAGCCGACGGGACGGCTTGGATGGCGTTTTACTGTGGCACGATGCTGCGGATGGCGATCGAGTTGGCCGACAAGAATGAAGCCTACGGCGACATGGCCAGCAAGTTCTTTGAGCACTACATCGCCATCGCCGAAGCGATGAACAGCATGGACGGTTCGGGGTTGTGGGACGAATCCGAAGGCTTCTATTACGACCATCTGTTCGTCGACGGCCAATCGATTCCGATCCGCGTGCGGTCACTGGTCGGATTGCTGCCGCTGACCACCGGTGTGATTCTGGAAGAAGAGGTCATCGACAAGCTGCCGGGTTTCAAGAAACGGATGAAATGGTTCCTGAACAGCCGCCCCGATCTGACGCAACACATGACGTACATGGAGGGCGAGGATCCCGAGGAGACGACGATCACTCGCCGCTTGTTGGCGATCCCCAGCGAAGATCGCTTTCGACGTTTGCTGAGCGTGATGCTGGACGAAACGGAGTTCTTGTCACCCTATGGCATTCGCAGCATGTCGGCCGCCCACGGCGCCGAGCCATTCGTGTTCGATTTCGGCGGCCAGCACCACGAAGTCCAGTACGTGCCCGGGGAGAGCGAGAGCGGGATGTTCGGCGGCAACAGCAATTGGCGCGGACCGATCTGGTTCCCGATGAATTACCTGATCATCCAGTCGCTGAAACGTTACCACGCCTTCTACGGCGAATCCTTCCAGGTCGAATGTCCGACCGGCAGCGGGAACCGTATGACGCTGATGGAAGTCGCCCGAGAATTGGAGGACCGCTGCATTTCGCTGTTCGAGTGCGATGAGACGGGGGCCCGCCCGTCGCATGGCGAGGAATCGTGTTACAGCGACGATCCGGCTTGGAAAGACCTGATTCTGTTCTACGAGTACTTCCACGCCGACAACGGAAAAGGGCTCGGGGCGAGCCACCAAACCGGTTGGACGGCGCTGGTGGCGTCGATGATCCGCAGTCAGGCCGACGTGCCCAAGCATCTTGGCGAGACCCTGATCCCCGGACGCGGTTGA